The following are encoded together in the Brassica napus cultivar Da-Ae chromosome A9, Da-Ae, whole genome shotgun sequence genome:
- the LOC106369067 gene encoding transcription factor MYB41-like isoform X3, which yields MNVAVIGLVGLRKMGRKTWVDGDGMKKGEWTAEEDQNLVAYINEHGVSDWRSLPKRAGLQRCGKSCRLRWLNYLRPGIKRGKFTPQEEEEIIKLHAVLGNRWAAIAKEMDNRTDNDIKNHWNSCLKKRLSRKGIDPMTHEPIINNLTVTITKEECGSSSITTFSPTSSPSGSACLLNKLATGILSRQHDLDKIKSILLEPRIASSDQDEKEEVKRDHTIGGGEEGDDFLIWDDEEVRRFMESDEMEYGTTPYVSLFYESTHVLDDLL from the exons ATGAACGTGGCAGTTATAGGATTAGTCGGACTGAGAAAAATGGGGAGGAAGACGTGGGTCGACGGCGACGGGATGAAGAAAGGAGAGTGGACGGCGGAGGAAGATCAAAACCTTGTCGCTTATATCAATGAGCATGGGGTCTCTGATTGGCGTTCTCTCCCCAAAAGAGCTg GTTTGCAGAGATGTGGAAAGAGCTGCAGGTTAAGGTGGCTTAATTACCTAAGGCCTGGGATTAAAAGAGGCAAATTCACTCctcaggaagaagaagagatcatCAAACTTCATGCTGTTCTCGGAAACAG GTGGGCAGCTATTGCCAAGGAGATGGATAATCGAACAGACAACGACATCAAGAACCATTGGAACTCTTGTCTCAAGAAAAGACTGTCGAGGAAAGGAATTGACCCGATGACCCACGAGCCTATCATCAATAACCTCACCGTCACGATCACTAAAGAAGAATGTGGTAGCTCTTCAATAACTACATTTTCTCCTACCTCATCACCTTCCGGCTCGGCTTGTCTCCTGAACAAGCTCGCCACAGGTATCTTATCTAGACAACATGATCTCGACAAGATTAAGAGCATCTTGCTGGAGCCGAGAATCGCAAGCAGTGACCAAGATGAAAAAGAAGAGGTAAAAAGGGATCACACGATTGGTGGTGGTGAAGAAGGTGATGATTTTCTGATATGGGACGATGAAGAAGTTAGGCGTTTTATGGAGAGTGACGAAATGGAGTACGGGACGACGCCGTACGTCTCTCTCTTTTACGAAAGTACTCACGTAC TTGATGACCTCCTCTGA
- the LOC106369067 gene encoding myb-related protein Zm38-like isoform X2 — protein MGRKTWVDGDGMKKGEWTAEEDQNLVAYINEHGVSDWRSLPKRAGLQRCGKSCRLRWLNYLRPGIKRGKFTPQEEEEIIKLHAVLGNRWAAIAKEMDNRTDNDIKNHWNSCLKKRLSRKGIDPMTHEPIINNLTVTITKEECGSSSITTFSPTSSPSGSACLLNKLATGILSRQHDLDKIKSILLEPRIASSDQDEKEEVKRDHTIGGGEEGDDFLIWDDEEVRRFMESDEMEYGTTPYVSLFYESTHVLAGPCLIPSPSSISFGANKRIFILGAKNK, from the exons ATGGGGAGGAAGACGTGGGTCGACGGCGACGGGATGAAGAAAGGAGAGTGGACGGCGGAGGAAGATCAAAACCTTGTCGCTTATATCAATGAGCATGGGGTCTCTGATTGGCGTTCTCTCCCCAAAAGAGCTg GTTTGCAGAGATGTGGAAAGAGCTGCAGGTTAAGGTGGCTTAATTACCTAAGGCCTGGGATTAAAAGAGGCAAATTCACTCctcaggaagaagaagagatcatCAAACTTCATGCTGTTCTCGGAAACAG GTGGGCAGCTATTGCCAAGGAGATGGATAATCGAACAGACAACGACATCAAGAACCATTGGAACTCTTGTCTCAAGAAAAGACTGTCGAGGAAAGGAATTGACCCGATGACCCACGAGCCTATCATCAATAACCTCACCGTCACGATCACTAAAGAAGAATGTGGTAGCTCTTCAATAACTACATTTTCTCCTACCTCATCACCTTCCGGCTCGGCTTGTCTCCTGAACAAGCTCGCCACAGGTATCTTATCTAGACAACATGATCTCGACAAGATTAAGAGCATCTTGCTGGAGCCGAGAATCGCAAGCAGTGACCAAGATGAAAAAGAAGAGGTAAAAAGGGATCACACGATTGGTGGTGGTGAAGAAGGTGATGATTTTCTGATATGGGACGATGAAGAAGTTAGGCGTTTTATGGAGAGTGACGAAATGGAGTACGGGACGACGCCGTACGTCTCTCTCTTTTACGAAAGTACTCACGTACTTGCAGGGCCGTGCCTGATACCAAGCCCATCAAGCATTAGCTTTGGGGCCAACAagagaatatttattttaggggccaaaaataaatga
- the LOC106369067 gene encoding myb-related protein Zm38-like isoform X1, protein MNVAVIGLVGLRKMGRKTWVDGDGMKKGEWTAEEDQNLVAYINEHGVSDWRSLPKRAGLQRCGKSCRLRWLNYLRPGIKRGKFTPQEEEEIIKLHAVLGNRWAAIAKEMDNRTDNDIKNHWNSCLKKRLSRKGIDPMTHEPIINNLTVTITKEECGSSSITTFSPTSSPSGSACLLNKLATGILSRQHDLDKIKSILLEPRIASSDQDEKEEVKRDHTIGGGEEGDDFLIWDDEEVRRFMESDEMEYGTTPYVSLFYESTHVLAGPCLIPSPSSISFGANKRIFILGAKNK, encoded by the exons ATGAACGTGGCAGTTATAGGATTAGTCGGACTGAGAAAAATGGGGAGGAAGACGTGGGTCGACGGCGACGGGATGAAGAAAGGAGAGTGGACGGCGGAGGAAGATCAAAACCTTGTCGCTTATATCAATGAGCATGGGGTCTCTGATTGGCGTTCTCTCCCCAAAAGAGCTg GTTTGCAGAGATGTGGAAAGAGCTGCAGGTTAAGGTGGCTTAATTACCTAAGGCCTGGGATTAAAAGAGGCAAATTCACTCctcaggaagaagaagagatcatCAAACTTCATGCTGTTCTCGGAAACAG GTGGGCAGCTATTGCCAAGGAGATGGATAATCGAACAGACAACGACATCAAGAACCATTGGAACTCTTGTCTCAAGAAAAGACTGTCGAGGAAAGGAATTGACCCGATGACCCACGAGCCTATCATCAATAACCTCACCGTCACGATCACTAAAGAAGAATGTGGTAGCTCTTCAATAACTACATTTTCTCCTACCTCATCACCTTCCGGCTCGGCTTGTCTCCTGAACAAGCTCGCCACAGGTATCTTATCTAGACAACATGATCTCGACAAGATTAAGAGCATCTTGCTGGAGCCGAGAATCGCAAGCAGTGACCAAGATGAAAAAGAAGAGGTAAAAAGGGATCACACGATTGGTGGTGGTGAAGAAGGTGATGATTTTCTGATATGGGACGATGAAGAAGTTAGGCGTTTTATGGAGAGTGACGAAATGGAGTACGGGACGACGCCGTACGTCTCTCTCTTTTACGAAAGTACTCACGTACTTGCAGGGCCGTGCCTGATACCAAGCCCATCAAGCATTAGCTTTGGGGCCAACAagagaatatttattttaggggccaaaaataaatga